A stretch of the Planktothricoides raciborskii GIHE-MW2 genome encodes the following:
- a CDS encoding divergent PAP2 family protein, whose translation MKEFGHILDNRVLLVAVIACLLAQFLKLFFELVKNRQLNFHLLVESGGMPSSHSALVTALAAGIGQTVGWSSTEFALATIFAVIVMYDAAGVRRAAGDQARVLNQIIELFEDHQFTEDRLKEILGHTPFQVLVGSILGVIVAWVGSFAY comes from the coding sequence ATGAAGGAATTTGGCCATATCCTCGACAACCGGGTCTTGCTGGTTGCGGTGATTGCCTGTTTACTCGCCCAATTCTTAAAACTCTTTTTCGAGTTGGTGAAAAATCGCCAGCTTAATTTTCACTTACTGGTTGAATCTGGCGGGATGCCGAGTTCTCATTCAGCCCTAGTCACCGCCCTGGCAGCCGGTATCGGTCAAACCGTGGGTTGGTCAAGCACTGAGTTTGCCCTGGCGACCATTTTCGCGGTGATTGTCATGTACGACGCGGCTGGAGTTCGTCGGGCTGCTGGGGATCAGGCTCGTGTCCTGAACCAAATTATCGAGTTATTTGAAGATCATCAATTTACCGAAGACCGTCTTAAAGAAATTCTTGGCCATACACCTTTTCAAGTGTTGGTCGGTTCGATCTTAGGGGTAATCGTCGCCTGGGTTGGTTCATTCGCTTATTAA
- a CDS encoding Fic family protein, whose product MVLQYCQYVTANFMLWKPIEDLSSNWQDLASVELPPLVTVWNEQADRLRQSGEFQTFSEKLRREIAIETGIIERLYTIDRGITRLLIEQGINEALIPHGATDIPVKQVVSLIKDQEAAIEGLFDFVGGQRNLSTSYIKQLHQVLTQSQDSTEALNQQGKIFKVSLIKGDWKRQPNNPLRPDGTIHEYCPPEQVASEMDRLIALHHQHREQKVTPEIEAAWLHHRFTQIHPFQDGNGRVARCLASLVFIQASWFPLVITRDDRAVYIAALEDADRGDLSSLINLFAKSQKQAFLRSLGLSEQVLSETRRAQVILAAIADKLQQNQLASVQEKCQKSESFAAILFDIASQRFQEIADDIKLSVQNLLSDAAVFTIAAPVGDRRSHYHRYQVVETAKQLGYFANLRNYHTWIQLVINIETSVTVLLSFHVLGHEYRGLLICNACAYHRDNGEEGEPTISDLQPLTDSPFQFSYADESENLIPRFQKWLEDVIVTGLEYWNKSI is encoded by the coding sequence ATGGTATTACAATATTGTCAGTATGTAACTGCAAACTTTATGCTGTGGAAACCCATCGAAGATTTATCATCCAATTGGCAAGATTTAGCCAGTGTTGAATTGCCACCTCTAGTCACGGTTTGGAACGAGCAAGCAGATCGCTTGCGGCAATCTGGAGAGTTTCAAACTTTCAGCGAAAAACTCCGACGGGAAATCGCGATTGAAACGGGAATTATTGAGCGATTGTACACCATAGATCGCGGCATCACTCGGTTATTAATCGAACAGGGAATTAATGAGGCATTAATTCCTCACGGAGCTACAGATATTCCAGTTAAACAGGTAGTTTCCCTGATTAAAGACCAAGAAGCTGCCATTGAGGGATTATTTGATTTTGTTGGGGGACAAAGAAATCTATCCACTTCTTATATCAAGCAGTTACATCAAGTTTTAACTCAGAGTCAGGACAGCACAGAAGCCTTAAATCAACAGGGAAAAATCTTTAAGGTTTCTTTAATTAAAGGCGACTGGAAACGTCAACCGAATAACCCCCTAAGACCTGATGGCACGATTCACGAGTATTGTCCTCCCGAACAAGTGGCATCGGAAATGGATCGATTGATAGCATTACATCATCAACATCGAGAACAAAAAGTTACTCCTGAAATTGAGGCGGCTTGGTTGCATCATCGGTTTACCCAAATTCACCCATTTCAAGATGGAAATGGTCGAGTAGCTCGTTGTTTAGCGAGTTTAGTATTCATTCAAGCGAGTTGGTTTCCTTTGGTGATAACCCGTGACGATCGCGCCGTTTATATTGCCGCTTTGGAAGATGCCGATCGCGGTGATTTGTCGAGTTTAATTAATCTTTTTGCCAAGAGTCAAAAGCAAGCATTTTTAAGAAGCCTTGGTTTATCAGAGCAAGTGCTATCAGAGACTAGAAGAGCCCAAGTCATTCTGGCGGCGATCGCGGATAAATTGCAACAAAATCAGTTAGCTTCGGTTCAGGAAAAATGTCAGAAATCAGAAAGTTTTGCTGCCATTTTATTTGATATCGCTTCTCAGCGCTTCCAGGAAATTGCTGATGACATTAAACTATCTGTCCAAAATTTATTAAGTGATGCGGCAGTTTTCACAATTGCTGCCCCCGTTGGCGATCGGCGATCTCATTACCATCGCTATCAAGTGGTGGAAACCGCTAAACAATTAGGATATTTTGCCAACCTGCGGAACTATCACACTTGGATTCAGTTGGTGATTAATATAGAAACATCCGTAACGGTTCTTCTTTCTTTTCATGTTCTCGGCCATGAATACCGTGGTTTACTTATCTGTAATGCCTGTGCTTATCATCGAGATAATGGTGAAGAAGGGGAACCTACTATTAGCGATCTTCAGCCTTTAACCGATTCACCTTTTCAATTTTCCTACGCTGATGAATCAGAAAATTTGATTCCCCGTTTCCAAAAGTGGCTAGAAGATGTCATTGTCACGGGTTTAGAGTATTGGAATAAGAGTATTTAA
- a CDS encoding pyridoxine 5'-phosphate synthase: MSQQPTLGVNIDHIATIRQARRTVEPDPVAGAVLAELAGADGITVHLREDRRHIQDRDVRLLRQTVRTHLNLEMAATPEMVQIALDIKPDYVTLVPERREEVTTEGGLDIAGQCDRLTEVVSQLQGAGIPVSLFIDADDAQIEASAKTGAKFIELHTGAYAEAKGEIAQAKELAILTQGCQKARHMGLRVNAGHGLTYWNVRPIACIEGMEELNIGHTIISRAVLVGMERAVREMKQAIRGEV; this comes from the coding sequence ATGTCCCAACAACCTACACTTGGCGTAAATATTGACCATATTGCTACCATTCGCCAAGCCAGACGCACCGTAGAACCTGACCCCGTAGCGGGCGCCGTGTTGGCGGAACTCGCAGGCGCTGATGGGATTACGGTGCATTTGCGGGAAGACCGCCGCCATATTCAAGACCGTGACGTGCGTTTGTTGCGGCAAACGGTGCGGACTCATTTGAATTTGGAAATGGCAGCTACCCCAGAAATGGTGCAAATTGCCCTCGACATTAAGCCAGACTATGTAACCCTGGTGCCGGAACGTCGAGAAGAAGTGACCACCGAAGGAGGACTCGATATCGCCGGTCAATGCGATCGCCTCACCGAGGTCGTGTCCCAATTACAAGGCGCAGGCATTCCCGTCAGCCTATTTATTGATGCCGATGACGCACAGATCGAAGCTTCCGCCAAGACTGGCGCCAAATTCATTGAACTGCACACTGGGGCTTATGCGGAAGCCAAAGGCGAAATCGCCCAGGCGAAGGAATTGGCAATTTTAACCCAAGGATGCCAAAAAGCTCGTCATATGGGTTTGCGCGTCAATGCCGGTCATGGTCTAACCTATTGGAATGTGCGCCCAATTGCTTGCATCGAAGGCATGGAAGAACTCAATATTGGACATACAATTATCTCTCGTGCTGTTCTGGTCGGCATGGAGCGAGCGGTCCGAGAAATGAAACAAGCCATCAGAGGCGAAGTTTAA
- the nadA gene encoding quinolinate synthase NadA yields the protein MFTTAFLERDATAGNQVPDNLYEAIAALKKELNAVILAHYYQESEIQDIADYIGDSLELSRRAANTDADVIVFAGVHFMAETAKILNPDKLVLLPDLNAGCSLADTCPPDAFAEFKAAHPDHKVISYINCSAGIKAMSDIICTSSNAVKIVSQIPKDQPIIFAPDRNLGRYVMEQTGRDLVLWQGSCLVHENFSEKKIVQLKIQHPEAEIIAHPECEAPVLRHANYIGSTTALLKYAQASSSSTFIIVTEPGIIHQMSKQANDKTFIPAPPTSNCACNECPYMRLNTLEKLYLCMKNRSPEITLPEDIRIAALRPIQRMLEMSA from the coding sequence ATGTTTACCACTGCATTTCTAGAACGGGATGCCACCGCAGGCAACCAAGTGCCGGATAACCTCTATGAAGCGATCGCCGCCCTGAAAAAAGAACTCAACGCCGTCATCCTCGCCCACTACTACCAAGAGTCAGAAATTCAAGACATTGCGGACTATATCGGCGACTCCTTGGAACTTTCCCGCAGGGCTGCCAACACCGACGCGGATGTAATTGTCTTTGCTGGGGTTCACTTTATGGCGGAAACGGCCAAAATTCTCAACCCTGACAAACTGGTGCTTTTGCCCGACCTAAATGCTGGTTGTTCCTTAGCGGATACTTGTCCCCCAGACGCTTTTGCCGAATTCAAAGCTGCCCACCCAGATCATAAGGTAATTTCTTATATCAACTGTTCTGCTGGCATTAAAGCCATGAGCGATATTATTTGCACGAGCTCTAATGCGGTGAAAATTGTCAGCCAAATTCCCAAAGATCAACCGATTATTTTTGCCCCAGACCGCAATCTTGGTCGCTATGTTATGGAACAAACCGGGCGAGATTTGGTGCTCTGGCAGGGTAGCTGTCTTGTCCATGAAAACTTTTCTGAAAAGAAAATTGTCCAACTGAAAATTCAACATCCAGAAGCGGAAATTATCGCTCACCCAGAGTGCGAAGCGCCGGTACTCCGTCATGCGAATTATATTGGGTCAACAACCGCTTTATTGAAGTATGCCCAAGCAAGTTCTAGTTCAACTTTTATTATTGTCACTGAACCGGGCATCATTCACCAAATGAGTAAGCAAGCCAATGATAAAACTTTTATCCCGGCACCGCCTACGAGTAATTGTGCTTGTAATGAATGCCCTTATATGCGGCTGAATACTTTAGAGAAATTATATCTTTGTATGAAAAATCGCTCTCCAGAAATTACTTTACCAGAAGATATTCGGATTGCGGCTTTGCGACCGATTCAGCGGATGCTGGAAATGAGCGCTTAA
- a CDS encoding NACHT domain-containing protein produces MLDLRKLSSRLFLGIVVIVPTTLLSTLTGGITGAIANIATAIITPDIKLLLEKWINKYRGKPMADIDLNTALRFVEELPLQHREGQGLTDLERAIFQGIWQGKAFKEIAQDCPGVTREHLSRNVAPKLYKFLSEATKEKVRKKTLKSAINRAYARAQEGLDIETLVKTTRAKVKDYIQDECGTMKLLNMPQPIGLDDIYTEVNILERVTSRTWRELETLAKDCQSEDDCQSEDSDRLGCGAIQKSRVPALTAVEDHEKLFVLGKPGAGKTTFLKHLAIQCNSGKFKPDLVPVFITLRNIPVAEGQPSLLTYIQKWMQLKGVTSEQVVTLLSEGKVFLLLDGLDEVKKEASKRLIDQVPEFLRDFPKNPCVMTCRIAAYECIFDKFTEVEVADFDEKQVKDFAQKWFTKEFPDRAQDLIEKFHQKLNANKPSKELTSNPLLLSLLCWAFAESGQLFQKRSQLYKEALELLLEKLDLQRNIERSELYEGLDSQQRADLLSYLAYTTFTQGKLFFDQEEIQGYIVEYIRNLLHAQTDANELRGNSKSVLKGIEAHHGILVERAQHIYSFSHLTFQEYFTARQIVNNTDPDTLQETFNTLVSHIANKQWREVFLLTVEMLTNADYLLKLMKQKVDQIVAGDEDIQNLLVWLKEKADSVEHPYKPAAVRADYLEPALDGYLQHFLCEDRGLSYEIVIDVFLKVDLGIALNQNLQDPSVIKKFQGLDYGLDRTIDENLDRDLYFPLKPGQVEDRNGILAYATNRNAPTILNDSLAILEKNGRDPELKAALQKLKSQLPSYSDSAALDQWFHQDEGKAWTEQLRTVMIQYRNVGHDWQFSDGQHQLLKDYYNSNLLLVQCLQQARLVSREVREEIEATLLLPQAELKRG; encoded by the coding sequence ATGTTAGACTTGAGAAAACTTAGCAGCAGACTATTTCTGGGTATTGTAGTTATCGTTCCGACGACGCTGCTCTCTACTCTGACTGGAGGGATTACAGGCGCGATCGCCAACATAGCAACTGCCATAATCACGCCGGACATCAAGCTCCTGCTAGAAAAATGGATCAACAAATATAGAGGTAAACCAATGGCTGATATTGATCTGAACACCGCGTTACGCTTTGTAGAGGAATTGCCTCTTCAGCATCGAGAGGGGCAAGGACTGACTGACCTAGAAAGAGCTATTTTCCAGGGGATTTGGCAAGGCAAAGCCTTCAAAGAAATCGCCCAAGACTGTCCAGGGGTAACGCGAGAACATCTGAGCCGTAATGTAGCTCCCAAACTATATAAGTTCCTGTCCGAAGCCACAAAGGAAAAAGTTAGGAAAAAAACGCTGAAAAGTGCCATCAACCGAGCTTATGCCCGCGCTCAAGAAGGACTTGATATCGAAACCTTGGTGAAAACTACCCGGGCAAAAGTCAAAGACTATATTCAAGACGAATGCGGCACCATGAAGCTTTTGAATATGCCCCAGCCGATTGGCTTGGATGATATCTACACTGAGGTAAATATCCTGGAAAGAGTGACCTCTAGAACTTGGAGAGAATTAGAGACATTGGCCAAAGATTGTCAGTCAGAGGATGATTGTCAGTCAGAGGATTCTGACCGTTTGGGCTGTGGAGCAATTCAAAAATCGCGAGTTCCCGCCTTAACAGCGGTTGAAGACCATGAAAAGTTATTTGTGTTAGGGAAACCTGGAGCGGGAAAAACCACGTTTTTAAAGCATTTGGCTATTCAGTGTAATTCCGGGAAATTTAAGCCGGACTTAGTGCCAGTATTTATTACGTTAAGAAATATCCCGGTGGCTGAAGGTCAACCTAGTTTACTCACTTACATCCAAAAATGGATGCAGCTTAAGGGCGTGACCTCTGAACAAGTGGTGACATTGTTAAGTGAAGGCAAGGTTTTTCTGTTACTGGATGGGCTGGATGAAGTCAAAAAAGAAGCAAGTAAGCGTCTGATCGATCAAGTTCCGGAGTTTCTGCGAGACTTTCCTAAAAATCCCTGTGTGATGACCTGCCGAATTGCCGCCTACGAATGTATTTTTGATAAGTTCACCGAAGTTGAGGTGGCAGATTTTGACGAGAAACAGGTTAAGGATTTTGCCCAGAAATGGTTTACCAAGGAATTTCCCGATCGCGCCCAAGACTTAATTGAGAAATTCCATCAGAAGCTAAATGCTAATAAACCGAGTAAAGAACTAACAAGCAATCCCTTGCTTTTAAGCCTTTTGTGTTGGGCGTTTGCGGAGTCAGGACAACTTTTCCAGAAACGTTCGCAACTCTACAAAGAGGCATTAGAATTGCTCCTGGAAAAGTTGGATCTTCAGCGGAATATTGAGCGGTCAGAACTTTACGAAGGTTTAGACAGTCAGCAGAGAGCGGATTTACTGAGTTATTTGGCTTATACTACTTTCACCCAAGGTAAGCTTTTCTTTGACCAAGAGGAAATTCAAGGGTATATTGTTGAGTATATCCGCAATTTACTCCATGCTCAAACTGATGCCAATGAGTTGCGCGGGAATAGTAAATCGGTGCTGAAAGGAATTGAAGCCCACCATGGGATTTTAGTCGAAAGAGCCCAGCATATTTACTCATTTTCTCACTTGACCTTTCAAGAATATTTTACGGCTCGTCAAATTGTCAATAATACCGACCCTGATACCTTGCAAGAGACTTTTAACACCTTGGTGAGTCACATAGCGAATAAGCAATGGCGCGAGGTGTTTCTCTTAACTGTGGAAATGCTGACCAATGCGGATTATTTGCTCAAGTTAATGAAGCAAAAAGTTGACCAAATTGTGGCGGGAGATGAAGATATCCAAAACCTGCTGGTATGGTTAAAGGAAAAGGCTGATTCAGTTGAGCATCCTTATAAACCAGCGGCGGTTCGAGCCGATTATCTTGAGCCAGCTTTAGATGGTTATTTGCAACATTTTTTATGTGAAGATCGCGGCTTGTCCTACGAAATAGTGATCGATGTATTTCTCAAAGTAGATTTGGGGATTGCTTTAAACCAAAATCTCCAAGATCCCAGCGTCATCAAAAAATTTCAGGGATTAGACTATGGACTCGATCGCACGATTGATGAAAACCTTGACCGGGATTTGTATTTTCCGCTTAAACCGGGTCAGGTTGAAGATCGAAATGGCATTCTTGCTTATGCTACAAACCGGAATGCCCCAACAATTCTCAATGACTCCTTAGCTATTTTAGAGAAAAATGGCCGCGACCCTGAACTCAAAGCAGCACTGCAAAAGTTAAAAAGTCAATTACCGTCATACTCTGACTCAGCAGCCCTTGATCAATGGTTCCACCAAGATGAAGGAAAAGCCTGGACGGAACAGTTAAGAACGGTGATGATTCAGTATCGCAATGTCGGTCACGATTGGCAATTCAGTGATGGACAACACCAGCTATTAAAGGATTACTATAATAGCAATCTGTTGCTAGTCCAATGTTTGCAACAAGCTCGCCTTGTGAGTCGCGAAGTCCGAGAAGAAATCGAGGCTACTTTGTTATTACCGCAAGCGGAACTTAAGCGAGGTTAA
- a CDS encoding homogentisate phytyltransferase, which yields MSQLSNSHPSKGFDTRWLYSFWKFSRPHTIIGTSLSVFGLYAIAMALTPAATSPSILPLITAWIACLCGNIYIVGLNQLEDVEIDKINKPHLPIAAGEISRQQARIIVNITGIFALLLAVLGGQWLLATVGISLLLGTGYSLPPIRLKRFPFWAAFCIYTVRGIIVNLGLFLHSLWLLNHGKDLRHFYQLSIPPEIWALTLFILAYTFAIAIFKDIPDIKGDREYHITTFTIHFGAKAVFNLARWVLTGCYLGMVILGWWFLPGVNPIFVAIAHITALIILWGRSLSVDLENQAAIAAYYQFIWKFFFLEYLVFPVACFLA from the coding sequence ATGAGTCAACTGTCTAATTCCCATCCTTCTAAAGGCTTTGATACCCGGTGGCTGTATTCCTTCTGGAAATTCTCTCGCCCCCATACCATTATCGGCACCAGTTTAAGTGTTTTCGGATTATATGCGATCGCGATGGCCTTAACTCCTGCGGCTACATCTCCTTCTATCTTACCACTAATTACGGCTTGGATTGCCTGTTTATGTGGAAATATTTATATTGTCGGATTAAATCAACTAGAAGATGTAGAAATTGATAAAATTAATAAGCCTCATTTGCCCATTGCTGCGGGAGAAATTTCCCGGCAACAAGCACGGATAATTGTCAATATTACTGGAATTTTTGCTTTATTATTAGCGGTACTGGGCGGCCAGTGGTTATTGGCCACCGTGGGGATTAGTTTATTGTTAGGGACGGGGTATTCTCTGCCACCAATTCGGTTAAAGCGGTTTCCTTTTTGGGCAGCTTTTTGTATTTATACGGTTCGGGGAATAATTGTTAATTTAGGGCTATTTTTACACTCTCTCTGGTTGTTAAATCATGGTAAGGATTTACGGCACTTTTATCAGCTTTCGATTCCCCCTGAAATTTGGGCATTGACTCTATTTATTTTAGCCTACACTTTTGCGATCGCCATTTTCAAAGATATTCCCGATATTAAAGGTGATCGAGAATATCATATCACCACATTCACCATTCACTTTGGGGCCAAAGCGGTGTTTAATTTAGCCCGTTGGGTGTTAACCGGATGTTATTTGGGTATGGTGATCTTGGGATGGTGGTTTCTGCCCGGAGTTAACCCAATTTTTGTCGCGATCGCCCATATCACCGCTTTAATCATTCTCTGGGGGCGTAGTTTATCCGTTGACTTAGAAAATCAAGCCGCGATCGCCGCATATTATCAATTTATCTGGAAATTCTTTTTCCTGGAATACTTGGTATTTCCCGTCGCTTGCTTTTTGGCTTAA
- a CDS encoding MgPME-cyclase complex family protein — translation MQTYHYVLASQRFLLEEEPFEEVLKERTRHYQETNKEIDFWLVKQPAFLEAPEMKDIKAKVPQPSVAVISTNPQFITWLKLRLEYVVVGKFDAPSASIPNPLASLVSA, via the coding sequence ATGCAAACTTATCATTATGTCTTAGCGAGTCAACGTTTCTTATTAGAAGAAGAACCCTTTGAAGAAGTGCTCAAAGAACGCACTCGCCACTATCAAGAAACTAACAAAGAAATTGATTTTTGGTTAGTCAAACAACCGGCTTTTTTGGAAGCCCCAGAAATGAAGGATATTAAAGCAAAAGTGCCTCAGCCATCAGTGGCGGTGATTTCTACGAATCCCCAGTTTATTACTTGGTTGAAACTGCGTTTAGAATATGTGGTTGTGGGCAAATTTGATGCTCCTTCTGCTTCGATTCCTAATCCCTTAGCTTCTCTGGTTTCCGCTTAG
- a CDS encoding transglutaminase family protein, which yields MKFELGCHLVYSIYEPSTFVFNIGVVHNQYQQVEQEKLEIYPRLEIEEYNNPFNGNRYLRLNAPKCQMEISYQAIVELHHFLQDPHELQEVTPANLPLEILPLLLPSRYCQSDQLINLAFSEFGHLTPGYSRVTAICNWICQKVIYLSGSSDHHTSAYDTATERVGVCRDFAHLAIAFCRALNIPARFVNAYAYGLNPPDFHACFEAYLGDRWYLFDPSRLVPQTSIIRIGTGRDAADVSFATIFGMVEMNEMRLSMQPLPDPTTGKVDQPFFTTEAIAIS from the coding sequence ATGAAATTTGAATTGGGTTGTCACCTAGTTTACAGCATCTATGAACCGAGTACATTTGTGTTTAACATTGGGGTGGTTCATAATCAGTATCAGCAAGTTGAACAAGAAAAATTAGAGATTTATCCCCGCTTAGAAATAGAAGAGTATAATAATCCTTTTAATGGCAATCGTTACTTACGATTAAATGCTCCGAAATGCCAAATGGAAATCAGCTATCAAGCGATCGTAGAACTACATCATTTCTTGCAGGATCCCCATGAGCTTCAAGAAGTGACTCCCGCTAATTTACCGTTGGAAATTTTACCCCTGTTGCTACCGAGTCGCTACTGTCAATCGGATCAGTTAATTAATCTGGCTTTTTCTGAATTTGGACACCTGACTCCAGGCTATTCTAGAGTTACGGCTATTTGTAATTGGATTTGTCAAAAAGTTATCTACTTATCTGGGAGTAGCGACCATCATACATCTGCTTATGATACAGCCACAGAAAGAGTGGGAGTTTGTCGGGATTTTGCCCATTTAGCAATAGCTTTTTGTCGAGCATTAAATATCCCTGCTCGGTTTGTTAATGCTTATGCTTATGGCTTAAATCCTCCAGATTTTCATGCTTGTTTTGAAGCCTATTTAGGCGATCGCTGGTATCTGTTTGATCCCAGCCGGTTGGTGCCTCAAACTAGCATTATTCGCATTGGCACTGGACGAGATGCGGCGGATGTTTCTTTTGCCACAATTTTTGGCATGGTGGAAATGAATGAGATGCGTTTATCGATGCAACCTTTGCCCGATCCTACAACGGGAAAAGTTGACCAGCCTTTTTTCACCACCGAGGCGATCGCAATTTCTTAG